From the Anguilla rostrata isolate EN2019 chromosome 12, ASM1855537v3, whole genome shotgun sequence genome, the window GCTTCTGATGCTTTgcttcttcctttttcttttcttttcttttttttttttaaattagctgcCGTCAACCATTACAGCTCTGTGAATGAAGTGGTTTTGGTTAACCTTCAAAGTTTGCCCGGACAAAGGCTGTTTTTGTACCTGTCTCTGTTTTCTATCCAGCgtgtctgtgctgagctgaGAACGAAGAAAAACTGTTCCAACGATTGCTTTTTAACGACGCACACGTTCCATTCAGGCCTTTTATGTCATCGTGGAAAGGCAGGTATTTACAAAGGCCTTGCTTTTTATCATTCTCACTCCAGATTTTAAACCCAGAAACAAGAGAGGACCAGGTTGCCAAGAAACAGACATGACcagaatttcttttcttttttttacctcaaatGTCTGCACAAAGCACTTTTAAGTGCTTCGAAACAGGAGGATGGCTTAATTTGGAACGGCTCCAGACTGGATGATgtcttcccccctctgtgttcACACAAGCATGGCACACGGGTTGTCCAAATGGACTTATCAGGTTCCCCTGGTGCCTCCTGGACGGCCCGCTTCCCGTCCCGAGGCTAAAACGGTAGCGGCGCGGGGGCAGTCGAGCGGTCTGTCGAAAAACAAGCCGATATCTGATCGTCGTTAATTAGGCACACACATCAATGGTGGGCAATCAAGTGTGCCGTTATTGGCTGCCTCTGGAGTCTGCCTCGTTTGGAGCAATCGGAGTCGAGAACACGCGTCCAAGTAGCATGTCGATGCAGGCAGCACTGCCAGGACCGACTGAACAAATCCACCAATGCCCCCAACACACAATAGAGTTATCCggctgaaaccctccctcccccgcctcgGTGACAGCCAACTGTAGAATGACTTGATTATGAGCCTCTTGGGCCGCAGACGGTCACTTCGAGAGAGAAACTCTTTGTCGAAGAACGAGCAGCTTCCTCATTCCCTGCTGAGGTCACCCGGAGGGGGCGCAGGTTGAGGTTTCCGAAGATGTTTTaaagagttttcttttttttgttgttgtttttcgaAAGCGATGTTTCCTGCTGTTCTTTCCCCCCCAGTTCTAAAGCACGGACAGTTCTCATTCTGAGGGGTGACTCTTCTGCACTGTTTTCTTACAGAAACAAGGAACTAGTTCTCTTCATCCACACAGCCTTTCACATAGCCGTGCTGACATCTTGAAAGATCTCCAAGTCCACAAGAAAATATCAAAGAAACACTACTCGATTGTGAAAACTGAATTAGTATATCTGTTCTTCTAGCGAgcatttttctccttttttttataaatacttatcaaaacacaaatgttctccactcacacatcacagatGCCAAGAATCTGCTGATTCCACAAACGCTCTTAATAATCCTAAAAtctaaaacaaacataataacatacacaccattgcatacacacaaatatacatatatgcatacataaacTACTGCAATGGCAACCGCTTGACATATGCGACTTTCTAGTCATAAAACAAATGTtggtataaaaatatataaaccaaaaaaagtgttttcttttgtaaCACTTTTGACATCTGTCTTGGCTCCCCTTACAAATGTGCaaatagttctttttttttaagtcttcaAAACACTGATAGGTATTTGTGAGAGGACTCTCAGACGCACggcaacaataacaaaataaaaaaaggcaacagcagccattttggcctAAATTTAACACTGAGAAGTTCAAGAGCCTCCAAAGGTCAGCCAGAAGAACAGCGGACCCTCGGCTCGCTGGCCAGCCAGTGAGACAACACCACGTGACGCGGTTATCCACACGCGTCTAATACTGCGATGAGTGTTTTACAGCTCAGCAGCTTGAGTTAAATCCCCTGCGGAGTCTTAGTCTAGGAGCCTGTGTCaggcaggtgggggtgggggggcaaggAATGTTTGTGCCACTCCGGCTCATTTTACCACCAATGCCCTTTTGCGTCCTTGGGAAGGAGGGGCAGTACCTCGCAAAAACAGGGCGCGAGGGCGGGGTTTAAATCCTGAGCTCGGCCTCCTCGCTGTGCTCCAGGGAGTGCTCGGTGGTGCTGATCATGTGGGCCGAGGGGCCCTGGGTGACGCCGAAGGGGGAGACGGCGGGGGAGCGGGTGGCCAGCGGCGAGAGGGACGGCGAGAAGCTGGGCGACATGGCCGCCGAGGAGATGGAGCCCTCGTGGCTGATGGGCGACCGTCGCAGGGACGCCAGGTGGGGGAACGTCCTCCCGACGGCGGGTTTGGGGGGCACGGACTTGGCCCCCGGGTGGGCCACGGAGGTGATGAGCGGGGGCGGGTCGATCCGGGGCTTGGGGTCGGCCTTGGCCTTGGGCTGGAACGGTCGCCGGGGGTTACCGGGCGGAGCGTTCTCGTCCTTGAGCCGGGCGATCTCGGTGAAGACGTTGGCCAGCGGCTGGAACTGCGGGCACCAGTTGAGCAGGTAGTCCCAGTTGTAGCTGCCGCGCAGCTCCTCGTCGCTGGCCACGATGGCGGTCAGCGAGCCGTCCACCGCCGGCTTGCCGTCCTCGGGAAAGGCGTAGTCCTTGGGATGGGAGATGCTCAGGCCCCGGCCCACGCCCAGGTACCCCCCGCCCTCGTCCCGGTAGACGGGGTGCTGGCCGGAGAGCAGGGTCCCGCTGAGGCTCCCCAGCTTCTTCCCCTTGAACCACTGGCCCCCCGCCTCCACGCCGGGCTCGCAGGAGATGTCCGAAAGCTGGTCGGCGTCCTGCTGGATGCCCGAGTCGGGCCCGCGGGCGGAGATGTGCTCCTGCATGGAGGAGGAGATGCTGGACACGCGGGGGTACTCGTTGATCATCCGGATCTCGTCGTCCTCTGCCGCCTCCGCGTCCgccgagccccgcccactggaGTGGGAGGGGTCCAGGGATCCCCCGCGGGTGTAGGGTCCCACGGCCGACCCGGCCTGGTCGCTGGCGTACCCGGGCAGGGCCTGGTGGTAGATCCTGTCGCTCGGCCCCGTGACTTTGGACTCTTCCAGCTTCTGGAGGGCAGTGCCCGGGGCGGTCGCTCTGTTTCGGGCCTCCCGCTCCTTCTTGCGCCGCCGGGAGCTGGCCAGGAAGAGGGCGACCGCGACGACCGCCAGGATGACGATGGCCCCGAGGGACGCGGCTACGCCGCTGACGAGCAGGATGTTGACGTCGGTCGCCAGGCCGAAGGAGGTGCGGGTGACGTCGACGGTGAGGCGCGCGGTGGCCGAGCGAGAGCTCTCCAGAGGGCCCCGCGCCGTCACGTCCAGGGTCATCTGCCGCGCCTCCCTCTTGGCGCGTCCCGAGCCGCCGTGCCTTCCGGAACCGTCCACCTTCAGAGAGACGACGCCCGTGGTCCTGTTCACCTCGAAGTAGGGCGAGCTCTCGGCCAGGGAGTACAGCACGATCCCGTCCACGCCCTCGTCCTCGTCGCTGGCCTGCACCTGCCCGATGCTCTGCCCTTTCCTGGCCCCCTCGGGCACCTCCAATGACAAATCGGAGGCGGCGAAGACCGGGTCGTACTCGTCCTCGCCCGTCACGTAAACCTGCACGGTCACCGTGGCGGAGTAGTTGCCCGCGTCCACGGCCAGAGCCACGAAGCTGAAGGAGCTGGCCTTCTCGAAGTCGAACGTGCGGCGCGCTCGGACCTCCCCCGAGGTCTGATTGACGAGGAAGGACTCCTTCCCTTCGCCTGCCTTGTCCACCATGTAGTAGCGCAGCTGGCCGTACACGCCCGCGTCGTGGTCTATGGCGTGCAGCACGGTGACGGGGCTGTCGGCGGGCCGGTTCTCGCGGATGCTGGCGGTAAGCGTCTTCAGCGGGAAGTAAGGCCTGTTGTCATTGACGTCTTTGACTTCCACGGTGACGGGCGCCAGCGCGTAGTGGCCGCGCCCGTCCGAGGCCTGCACAATGACGGTGTGGTGAGGCTGTCCCTCGCGGTCCAGGGCCCGCTGCAGCCGGAGGGCGCCCGTGCCCGGGTCCACGGAGAAGAGCCCCGTGTCGTCTCCGGAGCTGATGGCGTAGCGGACCTCGGCGTTGGGCGCGGAGTCCGGGTCGGTGGCGGTCAGGCGCAGGATCTCGGTGCCGGCGGCCGCGCCCTCGCTCAGCGCCACCGCGTACTCGGCGCGGCCGAAGGCGGGCGGGTTGTCGTCGGCGTCGGCGACGGCGACGACGGCCGAGACGCTGGAGCTGCGCTGGGGGACCCCGCGGTCGGACGCCACCACCGTCAGGTTGTAGAGCCGCGCCGCCTCGAAGTCCAGCCGCTGCGCCAGGATCAGCGTGCCCACCGTctggaagccccgcccctccaggaAGCGCACGCTGCTCTCGATCTGGAAGGCGTCGCCCGCGTTGCCGCTGGCGATGGCGAAGTCGAAGCCGCAGTTCTCGCGGGACGGGTCCCCGTCCACCGCCTCCAGGGTCAGTACGGTGGCCCCCGGGAGGCTGTCCTCGGGCACGGTGGCCCAGTATTCCGActgggggaagaggggggcgTTGTCGTTGACGTCGGACACCTGGACCTGGACGGTAGCAATGGAGGACAGGGCCGGGGTGCCGCCGTCCCGGGCTTCGATCACCACGGTGATGGCAGGCCGCTTGGGGTCAAACTCCACCCTCCGGTTGAAAAACAGGGTGCCTGCCatgaaaggagaggaaaggacatTTTAATCTGAGAAACGGCTGTTCTTCTACTCATGCTCCAGTACTTAATCTTTTATGAACCGCCCAGTCGGTATAAAGTCGATATAAAATATAgatactgaaacattttttttttttcatttttatgtactgCTGTAAGAATTTAATCTCACTGCAGGCATGTCTGTGCGTTTTTTAGCATACATAGTGCACAGTCTAAATCCTGCAGGCTACAATTTGTGCCACAAGATCCAATCATTCTCCTAAGCTGGTGCCTGAGGTGTGGCAGGACTTGCAGACTGCCACTCAGTAATGGCTGTTCCATGTGATCCATTGCTGTTCAAATATGTTTAATGTGGTCTGCTATATTTTTTGCTTATTGGTTCCAAACTGGAACTGAGCAGATTTATTTATCTACATGGAGCTCATTCATTGCAGTCACCGCATGGAATCTGCCTTAACCCAAATTCAAAAACCCTGGTTTTGACCTTGGAAGGAAACGTGAAGCCAGAACAAAGGAGGCCTGCCCCCTACCGTTGCTGGGGTCAATGTGAAAGCCGTCCCTCGTTGATGACATCACTCTGTAGGTGACCTTCCCGTTCTCCCCCGAGTCGCGGTCCGTGGCCGTTACCGTGATCACCGGACTGCCTGGCGGGGAATGCTCCAGCAGCGTTACCTTGGAAACCGAAACACACACCAGTCAGGACGAACGGAACTCAAAGCCAAAGCAGCGAAGCCCGCCTTCCAGTAGCCCGTCGAGCAACACCGCCAGCTCCGGCCAAACTTTTTTGCGCTTTTCACAATACAGTCATCATTTTTCTTCGCCGTTCCGCAGCGCGCGAGGGTGCAGAGGTCGCTCGCTGGATTTCGCACCGGGGTATTGTGGGAGAAAACGCAGGTGCGCGAGGCTCCTCCTGTGTGGTCTGGATTCACGGCAGATTAGCGGCTGGGCGTTTAATAACTGTCACGTTTCGCCCAGAGGAGCGGAGACCTGTCGACACGCGCATTAGCTAACCTGTCTGTGAAACTTAACAGGGTGTGAAGAGCCGCTGGGGAAACTGCATCACCGTATGCAGATTGATGGCACACATCAATCTGCATTTTACAAGcctaaacaaataaacaaaccaaactatatgttttttttgggtttgccAAATGATTTCCGTTAACCTTGGGATTCTAAGTAATAAACCTGATCTGATGTTCACTGAACTGGAATGTCTGTTGAGAAAATCTGGCGGTGCTGGGATTGGTTTAAATGAGtcagcggggggcggggcttctgtgAGAGGTCACCTGGTACAGGTCCTGGGTGAAGACGGGCGCGTTGTCGTTGACGTCCTCCACCAGCACGGTCAGGTTGGCCTCGCTCTGGTGCCTGGAGTCGGAGGCCCGGACGGTGAGGGTGTACCAGGTCCTCTCCTCGAAGTCCAGCGGGGCCGTCAGGGACACGCCCCCGCCGTAGCGGTGTATCCCAAACTTCCCCCGGGCGTGGCCGTCCAGCTGCAGGGTGtaggagagggcggggcccgaGTCCACGTCGTTTCCCGTCACCTGGGTGATCTCTGTGCCAATCAGGGtgtctgggggaggggaggggaagggggaaggggagcgGGAGGAAAAACAGGAGCGGTGAGCCGCAGCATTCTAAAGAGGGTGTGAAGTGAGGGGGAACAGACAGGCTGTAAAATCTGAGTGAAATTTCTGCAGAGTCATGAGGCGGCAGGTATAAAAACCCCGCTGTCTGCACCGCAGGGCTTTGTTGACCTGGGATGTGGGAGAGGTAATTTAGTTCACATGCAGATGATGCGATCATCAAAGGGGCCggtaaaacacaaacatagcAGAGCCAGCCCTCCCCCCGGGGGCAGTGCCCCGCCGATTTCGGGCTCCCGGGGGGGAAGGGcgcggggggcgagggggcggagcgCGCGCACTCACTCTCCGGCACGCGAATCTCGCGCGGCAGCGGGATCGTGGGGCTGTTGTCGTTGAGGTCCACGATGATCACCGTCAGCGTGGCAGAGCCGGCAAGTCTGGGGCTGCCCCGGTCCGTCGCCGTGACAACCAGCCTGAGGGGACAAAATTCGGagctcagtttttttgttttttttcccttcgtttttgcttttttttttattacattttttttttttttacgtcttCACTTTCTTAAATTTCCTGTTTATATTGTCCCGTGTTTTATAGAGCCTTTGAAAGCGACTGTTCTGTGGTTCCAGTAAGAACTTGGAACATATTCAgaagatgaaatgaaaacatcagcAGAAAACTGCACATGGAAATGGCGGGCAAAAACCATACGATGAAGATCTATTGAGCACCCCCGAAATAAAAGGTTTCGGGGATCTGGAAGACGCACAGAATAGATGCACAGAACGCAGCACAGACCATAGCACAACAGGGGCTCTTTCAGCTCAGTAAAAAGGGatgagtgaaaaagagagaaactcaCTTTGTCTGTGTCCAGATCTCTCTGTCCATGATGGCCGCCGTGCTGATGCTGCCGGTCAGGGGGTCGATCCTGAACAGGCCGCTCATGCTGGACGATTTGATGGAGTAGGTCACCTGACCATTCTGACCCTGGTCGAGGTCATCTGCCAggacctgtgtgtgcgtgcgtgagtgtgtgtgtgtgtgtgagagtgtgtgcatgtattggAGGAGGAaattggaaatgaaaacaaatcacaaTTTGCAGCAGCTGCTTCAGGGTAATGTGAACCAGCAAGCAGTATTGCACTTGGACATAAGGTCTCAGAATGCACAAAGAGAAGCAAAAAACTAAAGAGTGTTTTGAGACTCAACAGTACGGCTCTTCAGTGAGAAGGTTAACGAGGTGGGCACAGAGACATTACCCTGCCCTGCTGAAAGCCTCCACATTTCCTCTTCTAGAAGtgcactgttttcattttacaaaccaGACAGAACTCGCAGCACAACTTGGCAGAAGCCAATCAAAACaaggttggggggagggggggggtggcaccGCACCTGAATGATGGGGAAATCGTAGCCCTGGGACTCCCGGATGTACGCCACGTAGTTCTGCAGCTGGAAGCGGGGGAGGTTGTCGTTGACGTCCTGCAGGATCAGGTTGACGGCCATGTAGGAGCTGGAGGACGCAGTTTCGGCTTTCACCACTAGGCGGAGTCTGGGGTTTTCCTCAAAATCCAGGCCAGTCGAGCTCTGTACCCAGATCTCACCTGAAGCAAACagaagaggggaaagagaggggaaagagagggggggggaaccccaaattattattattaatttgcgCTCAAATTAGGTCATCAGTTTAATCAGGTTAACCCTTTCTATGCCGGCTCACCTGTTGTGGGGCTGATGCGGAAGGACTGCAGTCTGTTGCCGCTGAAGATGCTGTAGTTGATGCCGCTGCGGGTGCCGTCGGGGTACTGCGCCTGCGTCTGCACGACTGCTGTGCCTAAGGGGGCAGGATGCGAGAAACGCAGCTTAAAATGCAACTTTGCATTCATCATTTTGTCTTTGTGCCCCAATTTTGGAATTTAAGTCATTACTGAAGACCTGTAGCACTGTTGCCCGTAGATAGCATCACTGGACTGAGATAAAGTGCCTCAACTGACTCCACTTGACAAGCATCAGTCTATATACAGTCTTTATActgcatatgtattttacacaggttttcattcattaatgaaCATGCTCAAGTAATTCTGGGAAATAGTTTTTAATGGAAACAGCTGCAAAGAGTTCACAGCCCAATTCCAACATGCATTTTCAGACAGGACGAAACGTACCTTTGGCGGCGTTCTCCTGGAGGCTGACGTCCCGGGCGTTTCGGGAGAAGCGGATGCCCCGGTACTCCTGCTCCTTGACGTAGACGAGCACAACCCCAAGCGAAGACTGGGCGGGGCTGCCCTGGTCCATGGCCTCCACGATGAGCGTGCGCTGGCTCTGGGACAGGGCCAGGTGCCGCTCGCTCACCTGGATGTCGCCGGTCAGCGAGTTGATGGCGAAGCCGCGCGCCGGGCTGGCGAAGCGGTAGAACACCGAGCCGTTGGCGCCGAAGTCCTTGTCCTCGGCCCTCATGGTGGCCACCACCTGCCGGCccgtgccgccgccgccgccgccgctggacACGTTGATGACCAGCGGGTCCTGGACGAAGAAGGGCGCGTTGTCGTTGACGTCCAGGACGTGGACGGTGACGGGGGCGCTGGCGTTGCGGGGCGCGGCGGGGGCGCGGTCGGTGGCGCACACGCGGAAGCTGTAGGAGGCGCGCTTCTCGCGGTCCAGCGCGGCGGCGGTGGTGACGCGGCCCGTCTCCGGGTCGACGGCGAAGGCGCCGCCCGCCTCGCCGCTCAGGAAGTACAGCACCTCGCCGTTGGAGCCCGCGTCCTCGTCCGCGGCCGAGGCCTGCAGCACCAGAGACCCCGCCGCGGCGTCCTCACGCACCTCCGCCGCGTAGCCGGCGCTGTCGAAGCGCGGCCCGTTGTCGTTGACGTCCAGGACGGCCACGTCCACGGTGGCGGAGCCGCTGAGGGGGGGGCTGCCGCGGTCCTGGGCCACGACCGTCAGGGCGTACCGGGCCTTCCGCTCCCGGTCCAGAGCCCGCGCGGTCCACAGCACCCCCGAGCTCTTATCCAGCCGGAAATCACCCGCCGGGTCTCCAGCTTCaggggaaacacacacagcgaacacacacgcgcacacagtcacatacaccacacatgcacacgcacacacagtcacacacacaggcacacacgcacacacacacacagtcacatacaccacacatgcgcacacacacacaaacacaccattcaATTCGTTTCAATGTCAGGCTGTCTTTCACTGTCAGGCTGCTTCTCACTTGTTTGACTTCCTCGGCGTCTGTGTCAAACTGCTGCTCTAAAACTCATTAGTTCACCTGCCCATATTCAGGGACAATTCCACCAGCTGAACTGTAATTTACAGGCAATTCACCACGGGGCCCCACTCAGCGCATGAGCCTATAATTGGAACTCCAAATCATTCCGCAAGCTCGGAATTGAGTGTCGCTGAAATCCAAGCGTACGGACCACGCAGAGGCCGAGACTCAGTTATTTGTCCTTCGCAATGCAATGCAAGCGTTCAGATCTTCTCAACACAAACATCACTTTGTGAGTTAAATCTGAGGATAGCTGAACATGGCAACAAACTGTGTttgtcaagaaaaaaagaaggaaattagGCGTTGCTTTTAAACGAGAGTCAAAGTTAAGGGGAAATGGATCCAGGTTGATTTAGATCCAGGTGTGTCTGCGCCAGATCTCACCTGTGATCCTGTACTCCACCTCTCCGCTCGAACCCGCGTCCAGGTCGGTGGCCCGCAGCGTGAACAGCTCCACCGGCTCCAGGTTCTCGGGCGCCTCCAGGGCGTAGTACGGCCGCCCGAAGGCCGGGGCGTTGTCGTTCTCGTCCCGCACCGCGACCCTCACGCTCGCCTTGGCGAATTTCGGCGGCAGCCCGCCGTCTTTGGCGTACACTGTTAATAAATTAGACGCGGCCCAGACCCGAGAGGagggcggagaggagaggagaggagagggaaatggaTGAATCATTGATTTATTACAGTGCTCAGTGGCCAGGAGCTAAATCAATACAacagaaaggggggaggggggtgtgagagagggagagagagagagactccaaTCCACAGTCCGTGAAAAAGCCATACACACGTAATAAAACAAACGACACCATAGAAAACCTCAGCAGCCAGCAACTCCCCCACATCTCCCCCCCGATCTCTCCCCTGGCATTTTTGTATTGCGGTGTTTCcaccctgggggtgggggggggttttacCTGTGATAGTGTAGCGGTCCTGCACCTCCCTGTCCAGGGCTCGGGTGGCCGATATTACGCCTGTCACCGGATCGATGGCGAAGCCCGTCTCTGCCACACCTCCGTAGGTCACCACGCCATTGGTCCCTGGGGGGAGCATCGGGAGAACGGCGTCAGCTTTATCACGCCGCCATCCTCGGCGAGCAAACACAGCCTCCGCATGACGGCCACACGCCGCTCTccgcacacacaagcatcctcctcctcttcctcacgctTAGTCCTCTACACCAGACGGTAAAAACCCTCCTTTCATTAGTATTTTCCTTAAAGCGCTCGCAGCACAGCTTTACGAGATCCGCAATGGGCCTTTCTCACGTGAGAGAACACGCCAGTGGAACGGCTCGTGCTGTTTCccttctctatttttttttgtttgtacttCATTTTGCTGCCCAGGCACTCGGAGGCCACAGCGTTCGTACCCGGAGACCGGGCATGCCAGGTTGCGTGCTAACGCGGAACATTCTGGCAACGTCACCTGTTTACTCCACTAATTggttctggagagagagagagaggggggtttaTAATCCCTGTTTTTATGAGTTCCTGACTCAGCCCCTGGACCATGCGCaatctccgcccccccccccccttctgcatTCTGTATCCATAACAATAAAAGACAGATAGTCCTGTCCTACAGGCTTCCCTCAAAGTCGCGCTGTTACGGCTGCACCCAAGCAGGTGAGACATACGGAGGAAACGCCATAAAGGCGAAACTGTAAAGAGGAACggagaaagtgagaaagaagGGCTATTCACACAGCACCCGGCTTCCATTTTGTGCTTAAAAAGAGTGGACAAAGAAGGAACGGAGACACAGCTTGGATGCAAATGTTTtcgcttattttttttacggGCGTGAAATAAGCCTAAGGACGCAATAAAGAGGGAAAATGCAGTCAGGGAGCACAAAAACCTCTCCGAAGAACAAGGACTGCTGCACTGTATACAGCGCCCCCTGCGGTCGGACCGCGGTCGGACGTCCCAGGCTTTGGACTGAAGGTTACTTTACCTTGGTCGAAATCGGAAGCGGACACGGTCAGGACCGGGGTTCCGGGCGGCTGGTTCTCGAGGATTTCCGCCTCGAACTCCGCCCGCTCGAACCTCGGCGCCTCGTCGTTGACGTCGATCACCTGCACCGACAGCAGCTGGGTGGCGGAGCGCTGCGGCGTCCCATGATCCTCTGCGACCACGGTGAGGTTGTACAGCTCCTGCTCCTCGCGGTCAATAGGCTTGAGGATGGACAGAGAACCTGGACATGACAtcattttggcaaaaaaaaaaacaaacaaaaaaacaaaaaaagtttctttaATTTGTCGCAAACATTTAAACTTAAATGTAAACAGACGTCCCGCCTCGGGGTGCTGTGTGCTACTAAAGCCCATAACGGGGCAGCTGTCGCAGGCGTGGGGATTTGTGATGACCGTGCAAAGGTCGTAAAAACGTAACGAGAACCACCCAGCGAGGGGCTCCGCGAGACGCCGGAGACGTGCGAAGCGTGCGTGCGAGAGACGGGGAGCACGCTAGCACGAGCTAACGCCGCCTCGGGAACACGGTGCCCAAAAATGACACGCTTTCCCCACCGGGGGAGCA encodes:
- the dchs1a gene encoding protocadherin-16 isoform X2: MLKEETVTMKTMASDRGTGKSALSPLRKHGSWNKRVLLLLYVALELIAVHSSAVLGTLELQLDEEQPAGTIVGDISAGLPPGVTASVFFISDHEGTGVGSDLHIDETTGIIKTAKVLDREARDRYNFIAVTMTGVTVEVTITVNDINDHAPTFPRKRATFTIPEQTAVGTRFSLDPAPDADRDQLTTQGYLIKDGNVGQAFLLETRRGSNKVLYLDLVVNAILDRETRSSYTLLLEAFDGGSPKKTGQMILDVTVQDVNDNAPVFNQSRYHATITENLQPGSNILQVFASDADEGANGLVLYEINRRQSDPEHYFVIDPRSGVITLNKPLDYEMRRVHELVVQARDNASHPEVTNAFVTIQVRDYNDNQPTMTIIFLSEDGSPRISEGAQPGQYVARISVTDPDYGEYANVNVSLEGGDGKFALTTKDNIIYLICVDQILDREERDSYELHVMATDSGTPPLRAESSFTIQVTDVNDNPPAFDQPEYRQTIPEVVYPGSFVLQVTARDKDQGPNGDIRYSLLRDHGTHSDWFAIDPQTGIITTSSQLDYETDPRPSVTVVATDRGRPPLSSTAVVNVLLQDINDNEPVFGSNFYNVTIKENTPAGTCFLEVTATDADGGSFGSVSYSMGSGVGGAPPSQFTVGRETGRICTSAALDREQGAASYDFTVTAVDGGGLNSVAYVKVYLQDINDNAPSFYPLHYAVSLNAQSPPGTSVVRVTAYDPDVGKNGRVTYRVVPGSGSSYFTLNKDTGVVSLSRSLHGKANSIIPLVIAAQDGGGLAAPANARVNISVVAGSVAPPVFEQAQYFFTVSEDVLRGTEVGVVRAASRSGASKDITYAIYSGDPDGYFTVDPETGALRTGLPLDHEARPALELEVQARSGSPPAFGMARVRVTVADVNDNAPAFLPSSSESLLLAEATALGAVVYRVRAEDRDSGANGRLSFDLLPDGAGRRPFAVDRASGEVRLVGALSYEAAPRYDLLVTARDGGAPQLSATFTLVVHVQAEDQQGPVFDALTYRVELREDTPLNTRFLQVRALSREAGGGGAAPSGPLEYHLRPDGDAAGFGVAADSGWLFVRSALDREAKDMYLLTVLVTAGAGPLKRTGSATVRVSVTDVNDNAPRLSQDRAFLAVRENLPPGTGFGRVSASDRDAGLNGRLSYRLLHPDRTFQINSQTGEISTRVALNREHQSGYQLVVVVQDGGTPPRSATGTAHITVLDENDNAPSFTRRELLMQVLEGQPAGSLLGTVQAKDPDEGENGTVFYSLSGPRAELFSLDPVTGELRSSSPLLLSERAEYSFTVSATDHGLPPQSSSTSLRIQVLSSSRTTPKPNSMSMTISSVEGAKPGSVIGSVASHDKQRAPEAGQVTYVVVGGTDRDGTFMVDRLTGDVYLTRELDYEEGARYTLQVEVDDFSKAYPSSHLVQLDIEVQDSNDHAPQFPEDPVTIVVPENMEPGSSVYTFQAEDRDGTGPNSEVHYSILHRWPDTPDLLLLDPATGVLTLGGALDHEAASSLLLVVQATDSAPDPAQRRRGSVTARVFVTDENDNAPVFGSPAAVSVMEDQPAGFVVLYVMARDADRGENGRVSYRIRDGNAGGKFSLNPDTGSLSILKPIDREEQELYNLTVVAEDHGTPQRSATQLLSVQVIDVNDEAPRFERAEFEAEILENQPPGTPVLTVSASDFDQGTNGVVTYGGVAETGFAIDPVTGVISATRALDREVQDRYTITVYAKDGGLPPKFAKASVRVAVRDENDNAPAFGRPYYALEAPENLEPVELFTLRATDLDAGSSGEVEYRITAGDPAGDFRLDKSSGVLWTARALDRERKARYALTVVAQDRGSPPLSGSATVDVAVLDVNDNGPRFDSAGYAAEVREDAAAGSLVLQASAADEDAGSNGEVLYFLSGEAGGAFAVDPETGRVTTAAALDREKRASYSFRVCATDRAPAAPRNASAPVTVHVLDVNDNAPFFVQDPLVINVSSGGGGGGTGRQVVATMRAEDKDFGANGSVFYRFASPARGFAINSLTGDIQVSERHLALSQSQRTLIVEAMDQGSPAQSSLGVVLVYVKEQEYRGIRFSRNARDVSLQENAAKGTAVVQTQAQYPDGTRSGINYSIFSGNRLQSFRISPTTGEIWVQSSTGLDFEENPRLRLVVKAETASSSSYMAVNLILQDVNDNLPRFQLQNYVAYIRESQGYDFPIIQVLADDLDQGQNGQVTYSIKSSSMSGLFRIDPLTGSISTAAIMDREIWTQTKLVVTATDRGSPRLAGSATLTVIIVDLNDNSPTIPLPREIRVPENTLIGTEITQVTGNDVDSGPALSYTLQLDGHARGKFGIHRYGGGVSLTAPLDFEERTWYTLTVRASDSRHQSEANLTVLVEDVNDNAPVFTQDLYQVTLLEHSPPGSPVITVTATDRDSGENGKVTYRVMSSTRDGFHIDPSNGTLFFNRRVEFDPKRPAITVVIEARDGGTPALSSIATVQVQVSDVNDNAPLFPQSEYWATVPEDSLPGATVLTLEAVDGDPSRENCGFDFAIASGNAGDAFQIESSVRFLEGRGFQTVGTLILAQRLDFEAARLYNLTVVASDRGVPQRSSSVSAVVAVADADDNPPAFGRAEYAVALSEGAAAGTEILRLTATDPDSAPNAEVRYAISSGDDTGLFSVDPGTGALRLQRALDREGQPHHTVIVQASDGRGHYALAPVTVEVKDVNDNRPYFPLKTLTASIRENRPADSPVTVLHAIDHDAGVYGQLRYYMVDKAGEGKESFLVNQTSGEVRARRTFDFEKASSFSFVALAVDAGNYSATVTVQVYVTGEDEYDPVFAASDLSLEVPEGARKGQSIGQVQASDEDEGVDGIVLYSLAESSPYFEVNRTTGVVSLKVDGSGRHGGSGRAKREARQMTLDVTARGPLESSRSATARLTVDVTRTSFGLATDVNILLVSGVAASLGAIVILAVVAVALFLASSRRRKKEREARNRATAPGTALQKLEESKVTGPSDRIYHQALPGYASDQAGSAVGPYTRGGSLDPSHSSGRGSADAEAAEDDEIRMINEYPRVSSISSSMQEHISARGPDSGIQQDADQLSDISCEPGVEAGGQWFKGKKLGSLSGTLLSGQHPVYRDEGGGYLGVGRGLSISHPKDYAFPEDGKPAVDGSLTAIVASDEELRGSYNWDYLLNWCPQFQPLANVFTEIARLKDENAPPGNPRRPFQPKAKADPKPRIDPPPLITSVAHPGAKSVPPKPAVGRTFPHLASLRRSPISHEGSISSAAMSPSFSPSLSPLATRSPAVSPFGVTQGPSAHMISTTEHSLEHSEEAELRI